Within the Salmo salar chromosome ssa12, Ssal_v3.1, whole genome shotgun sequence genome, the region TGGGTCAAGCACAATTTATGTGGAGCTCACGGTAatgtcaaggcaaaaggtggacAGAGAGCTGAATTGTACTGAAAGGAAAGGCTACGTGAAAGGAAAGGGACATGATATTAATTATTGTCAATTTGCAAATAAGGCAATTTCAGCTTCCACGTGATTGAAACATTACAAATAGCACCCTCTCCATCTTTCGTGCCAAAACCAGATATAAAAGTTAACGCCTTCGCATCCCGCTGGGCTTCACTTTGATTAATGTGGCAGACAGAAACTCACACACAAATGACAGCCGAGAAGCAAAATAACATTACCTAAAGTCACACAGCTTCGGTTGGTTCCCACATTGCTCCTTGCAGACCGCACAGACACTGCAGAGAGGGACGTTTCCTCGGACCCAGCGGTGCTCTAGTGTCCCATCCGTTTGGGACGGAGCCATAATCTCTTTGCACACAAGGCTCCGGTCGGCCAGACGCAGGCATGTCTCGTCGGCGCACACTCCACAGCAGTCGCAGAACGCCCCTTGTAGAATGTGTTGTTGGCATACACAGCAGTAGGTGGGCTTGTTGAACAGGTCGGTACAGTGCCAACCGTGCTTGCTCTTGCGGAAGAAGTCTTTCATGTGTATTTTCCGTTTGGAGCGTTGGACACTGCACCACAATGTAATGATCACGGGCACTACGACAGCGAGAGAGGTCCAAAACAGGAGTGTCCACTCTTCTCGTGACGATTGGTCACGGTTTCCCTCGTCCCCCTCCATAGACATTCGAGGAAGAGTGGTTGGTATTAACGCAAATAAACTAATCAAATCATAGACTATCACGAGaattcaccaatataaacattgtGCGCAAGGCGCGCGCATCACGATGTCCATGCAATAGCTACGAGAAAATGACAACCTTCTCGTGTTGCGAAATAAAGCACAAATCAAGGCTCGAGCGAGATTGTAAACAATGACTGCcgtgatttttgttgttgttgcaaaagACGTTGCTAGACGACGACCACCAAAATGTTAAATATTAGCTTAGTGTTGTTGTTATCAGAGGCTATGCTAGATATAGTTACTGGGCACCTGATGTGCTCCTCACCTCTCCAGCAATGACTACATTAGAAGCTGATAATCCATCgtctgtaaaaaataaaataaacatccgAAACGCATGCACAGGCATTTATAATATTAAAGGTTGCATTGACGTGACAGCTTTATTACTATATCAATAACACGACTAAACAATAGATTCATCGATTAAACATATGTCCCATTGCAAACAGTGGCCTTCCCACCTAATGGCAGTGTTCAAGCGCGTCAAAACCGTGTTGTATCATGGGTACATTTTGACTGACTGATCTGCAAATAATATTGAGCAGTTATTtacatagagatagatataggactcttctttgtatctgtgccattgtaGAGTCTGTGAcaacatgggcagcgccattgcggctatctccattttgaagtagtccattttcttcttcccgattggctgatccctcccgatgacccggttggacatgactccaaaGGGGTCACCAGGAGGGATGAGCCAataaagtcccacccagttgactacattaaaatggtggaagccctcaatggcgctgcccatgctaattgccttttggccactagaggtctctatcattctctatggtaaTTTACGATGCaatgtgatttgtagatcagtcagtttcGAGTCGTCTTTAAAGCGGGCTGCAATGTCGAAAGCCCCGATTAGTAACAGTGTCGTCCGTTTTAATTGGCCAGTATGCTAACGTAAACCATGACGTACGTTTTTACGTAGTGCTCAGCTGACTCTGGCAACTGAATAACATATCAAAAACAGTTTGTTGAGGGGAAAGATTTAGAGCTTTTCGTTCAGTATATTAAAATAGTATTAATAACATTTGCCTCAAAGGCATCATGACACATCTACATAACATATTTATATTATAAACGCAGACAGAGCTTCACATTCACTGATTAGGCCTATAGGAAGTTACCCGTCATTTCTTAAATCTTATATTTAGGGAAAGCAGACACGTTATTTGGGAATTTCTACATGATGATAGAAAGAAGTTGAACAATAActgtattacattacatttttctggAATGACTTAAAAACTAGCTAAGCTGTCAAACAATCTTGCAATCCAAACAGTGATAAGGCCAAAACACTATTTTCACGGCACTTCGATACTGTAGCAGGTTTGGATAATTTACTAAGGAGGTTAGGATACTGAGGTTAAGGTTGAGAAAGGGTTATGGTTAGCGAAAATgctatcctaacctgctacggaaATCACTTTGTATTGAAGTGCCGTAAAAAAAAGTGTGGCCCAAGGCCGATAAGGCACATGGCCTAGTTTCCGGGAAACCAAGGACAAAACAGAAAACAGCCTTTAAAAACCACTGCCTTGCGAAAAACACATCCATTAATCCTTGACAAGTTATCTATGTATAAAATGAGTTTTGCGCGCCATCTAGTGGATAGAATCAGCATTGCATATTTGAAATCATGACGCTGCAACTGGATACAGATGTAATTCATGCTAGAAGAAAAATCTATTTGAGTACGGTATCAAAGTTCAAACTGATGAAAAACAAGTACATTGCATGCTATAATCACCACCAAATAAATAAATGTCTCATGCCAGCACAGCAGATGTTTTCACAGTTGTGTGACCCAGTTTTGTAATATTTGGATGGGGAGTTGATCGGTGACGTAAGACGAGAATTTACCCCCCAATCTCCTACGGACTGGGGTCTCAGTGCAGAAGTAACCGGGCAGGTGAGCTGAGACCAAGATGAAGAAGTTTGTGGCATTTTCCCTCTGTCTGGTCCTCTTGACCATCTACACAGCAGGTAGGCTCGTTTTGAAGAGGTAAATTGCCTTTagaaaaatgtattaattaaCCTATTGGTGGCTTGTGAGTCTTTTAGAGGTCTCTAatacattttttgtaatttttttctaAATTTTAATGCAATAGAAATGTTGTTTTAAGAAAATATGAATATGCAGTTGTTATGTAGTAATTAATGCTGTAATTTATATGATCAAATAATTACATTCATAAAGCAAAGTAATTGCTGCATAATTAAACTTACAAAATAAAAATGCAATTCAGTCAGAAAAGCAAATATTGTGTTGTGTCATTGTAACtagtaaatatgaaattaaatacaTTTCTGTTGTATGAAGATATTGCATGAAAATATGAAAATAAGCTAAACAAATAATTGTTCATGTAAAACCAAACAAATATGACATAATTGTTTTAACTGCATGCACATAGctcatttaaatactgtattgatATGCTCCCTATTACAATATCATGTACTTCCATTTTGAAGCTCTTATCAATGCAGTTTCAAAATCATTGCAAAAAGCATGCATGAGCCCTGGGTGGTGCTTTGCCACGTCGCTGTGTGTGCCTGGCGCTGTTGACAGAGCCAGCCAGGTTCATTTTAATACCCCCTCGCAGGTTGGCCTTTGGGGGTCACGTGCTCCATGGGCTGGCCTGGCTCTCTGGAGAGTGAGGGAAATGAATGGCTACTTTGTTGCTCCACCAAAAAACAGCCTCCTAATGATATTCTGCTGCTGCTGggggacggacagagacagagctcTATGAGACTAggggctgcatctcaaatggcaccctattccctatatagtgcactacttttgaccagggcccagtgcactatatagggaatagggtgccatttgggatgtagaccaGGGGCTGTTGATCTGCATCCACAGCCTGGTACGTTAGAGAGTACACGGCTCAACATGTACCAGTCAAACAAACAGCAGCTTCTCCCCTATATCCTGCACACGCTGGGTGTGTGATGAGGTGGTTGTTGTTGACTGTTTGAAATCTAATGCAAGTTTTTCTTCCTGTTTAATGGCTGCAACTGAAATGGCAAGTCTGGAAATGTAGGTTAATGTTGTGTTTTGAGTTATAAAAGTCAAGAGCAACCAGATAGATACAGGAGGAAAGAGTGGGTGACAAATAATGACCGATATCAGGAAAATGACAAGAATATTGTTTTTGGTATATTGTGCACAGAGTACCCTATGTCACTGATGGTTGCAATATTTTCATTTGAGATAGATGTAGCCAAATGAAGGTTGACGTtcattgtcatgaatcttgccctggaggcagaactgaacaATTTtctgctagatgggccagctgctaagtcaaaattggctttaaagttagggttagcggtgtggttaaggttatggttaaggttatgtTTAAAATCCCATTTTGGTGGGTATTTggaatttattaggatccccattagccgctgtaaaagcatcagctactcttcctggggtccacatgaaacatgacattatacatagtacagaacattattcgtcaaggactgaaatacatacatttaaaatgtcacacatagcctacatacagtgcccttggaaagtattcagaccccttgactttttccacatccagagatgtttgattgggttcaagtccgggctctggctgggccactcaaggacattcagaggcttgtcccgaagccattcctgcgttgtcttggctgtgtgcttatggttgttgtcctgttggaaggtgaaccttcaccccagtctgaggtcctgaacgctctggagcaggttttcatcaaggatctctctgtacttttctccattcatctatgcctcgatcctgactattcccccagtccctgccgctgaaaaacatctccacagcatgatgctgccaccaccatgcttcaccgtagggatggtgccagatttcctccagacgtgacgcttggcattcaggccaaatagttcaatcttggtttcatcagaccagagaatcttgtttctcatggtctgagagtctttaggtgccttttggcaaactccaagcgggctgtcatgtgtcttttactaaggagtacattttttggtacattttttggtctcggagctctacggacaattccttcgacctcatggcttggtttttgctctgacaactgtgagacattatatagacaaacatttctaaaaacgtgtttttgctttgtcattatgtggtatggtGTGTAGGTTGCtgtagaaaaaaatatttgatcaattttagaataaggctgtaaagtaacaaaatgtggaaaaagtcaaggggtctgaaaacgttctgaatgcactgtatcagtacatacacacaatatctagGTCTAATAAATAGTACAATGCAAattacaataatatatatataaaattacaGTGTCGATTCACAGTAAGGTGtccttttatctgttttttgaaagtgGTTTGTTGCTAGCTTGAGTTGCCTGGtgtggcagagagttccatgtcGTCATGGCTCTATTAAATACCGtgcgtttcccagcctctgttctggacctgggcaAAACgtatgacaataaatgccaacctgcgtaGGCAAACAGTAATGTTGCACAGTCAGCTCTTTGAAAACAAAGGGATATGGATGTCTTGAaatgctttctctctctatcgccAGATGCAAACCCAATCATCAAGGAGAGCTATGCTAAGCAACTTCTGCGGACCAAGAGGCAGAAGCCTGGCCACCCCGATGAGCCAATGAGGGTAAAGTTCAAAGTGGAAAGGGCACAATTAGAAACCTGCAGCGGTGTGCTCATCCTTCTAAAAATCCATAAAAAATTGTTCACTTAACGGTTACCCTGTAATTTCTTCTGTTTTGATATGATAATGAGAGCTGCTTATGGCTTGATAAAtgaatagctctctctctctctctctctcgctctctctctctctctctcgctccctctctctctctgtacaggagCACTTGCTCCACATGCAGGTTCTGGATCAGAGGGCCCAGGAGACCAACCTGGAACACTGGCTGAACCCCCACTGCTACCCCCGCTGTGACAGGAACTACGGACACCCCGTCTAACCCCCAGTGACCTCGCCTTGACTCCTCTCAGCCCAGGTCCCTGTCTGTCCGACACAACCATAAAACATGCCTGCTTGGGTCCCCtgagtcatgttcagtagggAACAGAGTAGCAAAATGCGGTGTTACAAAAAAAAAGAACTAGTATTCTGTTTCCTGCCTATTGAACACATTGTAAAGTACCCATAATTAGCCTATAGGAAGAAGTTGCCTTTTGACGCTGATCAGTTTTGTATTTCCCTCCTGATTGGTTATAGTTAGAATTGGGGTAGGGtaaactgattctagatcatTTTTTTTTTGTCTACAGGAGAACAACTTTTTTTCTGTGTGGCGGAGGGCGCTGACGGCAAGAATGATGTCGACgacaatgatgatgatgactatGATAATGATATGAGTGTGAAGCTAGGAGTATAACTCTATCACGTGCATTTCATGATGAAGCCTCAGCAGGGAACATTAGTGGCCATCAGTAGAGATGTCCATAGCTTATTCCAGCAACATTAGCGTATAGGAAACGTATTAAATGATGTTAACATCATAGAGGATACATGATCAGTTTATATGTAGATACAGTTATGAGAAATTATACATTGTATTATGTAaaacaatgtttaaaaaaaacaatgattgaatAAATAATCTAATCAAATAAAAGAAAATGCTCTAAACGTGGTGTGTTTTTTCTTCTTCAGTTTTGAAATAGGACTTCAGTAGGACTTCTTTAGAGAAAATAAAAACTAAGAAAGAGGAACTGTGAACTGGTCATGTGGGTTGACCCCGCTGCTGACCCGGGGTTACTATCGTAGTTTACTGATGTTTGGGCAATTTAAGACAGTGCCCTTCCCTCGAGTTCACTGTGTGACTCTGCACTGTGCTGTTACTTTCTCGCGCAGGAGGCTCTACAGAAGAACGGCATGCTATTGACCACAATGAATAACAACTTGTGAAAGGAAAGAGGGGAATTATTTGATACAATGTATTCAACGCTTTATCGCAGCTAAACTGAATGGCCGGGAGCACTAGGCTAAATATTACGCAGTTCTGGGCGTGTGAAGGGAGTAAATATATCCAGACAAGAACAAATCCAGTTATTCTCCGAAGTGAATGTCGTACAAATAATTTTTAACATTGCGTAATATATCATTAAGCTGATAATATATACGGCCGTATACGACTGACCCAGCACACATTTTAAATGCAATTTAAGAAATGTGCTACTGATGTTTGGGCTGATTGATTGCCAAAAATATCGAACAATTATCGAACAATTATTGATGCATTTGGTCAAATTTGTTGGTAACTTTTTTATTATATCCCCATGATTCAGTGACAACATCTAACGCCAGACGTGTGTTTCATCTGGAGAATGACGTGTGTTTCATCTGGAGAATGACGTGTGTTTCATCTGGAGAAAGTGCACTGTAGCCTATCAATAGTCAGACTGTTCAATTATTATCGGCATGTGGCATGCGAGCAACATCGAATGATTCCGCAAAAACGAATGCACCGATAGGCGTACAAATAGGCCACTAGAACCAACCAAGTCAAAAAAACTGAGTAAGCACGCAACAATCATGCGAATTTTTCATAAAATTTAAGCACATAGCCTATACAGAAATGACCAGTCTTTTGTCAGGCAGATGCATTCCTGTCAGACATAAGTGTAATAGCaggttataacacattatatatTTCGTAGGCAATCTATTATAGTTCTAATGACATGTTTGGTAACACAGGCATACCTACCTTGTGACCCCACATAACCAGCGTGTCCATTCCGCATATACCGATGGGCGCTGGATTGCAATGGTTTATGATTTTAGGAAATTTGAAGGCCAATATCATTTTGCAAAAGTACAATTAAATTCTTCCTGTAGGCCCAATGTCAACCACTTAAAATAATTATAGGCTGCGATTTTTTTCTGTGAAGAGCTTACAGGACGACCTCTGAGGACACCACAATTACATTTAAATAGATTTCAATAAAAAAAACTCTTATTAAAATGTTTTATCAGCTGTCTCTGAGTCCCAACTACTGTATTATTTTAGCAATCTTTGTCATTTTAATAAAAATAAGACAGTGACGTTAGTATTGTATTTTTAATGAACGCAGATAGGGTTATAGATTTGAGTTGCGTCCTGATTTGTTTTGAAACTATCTGAATCATTACAAAATATATAAACCAAGGTCTAGGCCTTTGTGGACCGTTGCCAAAACGCACTAATCTCAATGAAAAATAGGACCTATTTCTCTGCTATAATTGACACTACCATATTGCTAAGAAAATGTCATTACGAACCACGGCAAATACGGTAGGCCTATTTTGAAATTAAGACAACGGGAAACATGCAAACTAAAGCAGCTTCTTAAATCAAAAATCCCATGTCACCAAAAGATTTCTGAAACCTGTAATTCCATAAATCACATTTGCAATTATCATCGGTCCTTTTCACAGCCAAGGCAAACCATGAATCTGAAAATCAGTTGGAAGAAATCCTGACAACCAGAAACAGAGACAATTGCAACGAGTTTACTGGAAAGCATCTCAAAAGCAAACTGTGACATCAGGTTGTGATCATCCTGTTACACTGAAAGCATTTCATTTATTTGTCCACCACAGATGTCAACAGAAAGACCTTATGTATAATATGTCAATATACGTTCTTCGACAAAGACAGCGTCATAAACATCAAGCACCTTTCCCATTTTTATTAACAGCTTATAAAATCTGGAAACAAGACCGACATCTGCTCAACTACTGACCTATAGCATTGTAAAGGCTATATAAACTCTTATAGAGGACATGTAGGTCAACAAGACAGATTTGATTCACTTTTTATTAAACCTTCCAAAAAGTGCTTGATAAACTTTTGAAATTAATAGGGTAAGCTACACCTCAAACTGGAATGGCATGTAATTGGCCTAGGATTTCTCCATATTGAAATAGAATGTAATTGGCCTAGGATTTCTCCATATTGAAATGGCATGTAATTGGCCTAGGATTTCTCCATATTGAAATGGCATGTAATTGGCCTAGGATTTCTCCATATTGAAATGGCATGTAATTGGCCTAGGATTTCTCCATATTGAAATGGCATGTAATTGGCCTAGGATTTCTCCATATTGAAATGGCATGTAATTGGCCTAGGATTTCTCCATATTGAAATGGCATGTAATTGGCCTAGGATTTCTCCATATTGAAATGGCATGTATTTGGCCTAGGATTTCTCCATATTGAAATGGCATGTAATTGGCCTAGGATTTCTCCATATTGAAATGGCATGTAATTGGCCTAGGATTTCTCCATATAGATTTTTCTCATTGGACATGTGAAATCAAATTACAAATGCTCCCACATTATACCTCTAACATTTAAAAGGTACTAGTTTGACACAAATATAGCCGGTCTGACAAAGTATACTGTTAGTTTAAAAGTGGATCGTTGAAAACTAAAAGCTATTTGTAAACAAGTAAACGCTGTACACAAGGCATGCAACTCTTTCAAATAGCCTATGGGTGGTGATTAGCTTCAATGGACTTCCTTTAATTTTGGTCGTTACATTTAATAGACTTCCAACTATATTATATTTATACACATCTGCACATACAATCCTGCAATTTGCTTTTATACATTACCTAAAAAAATCTGACTGATAAATGACACTATAAAGTCTGGACTATTCCAAATAATTTGATAgaagattgacagagagagacagagctgaagAGAATTAAAATCAGAGCCAATCATCTTTTATCTTTGAAGAATCCTTGATCTGTGCTACTCTCCCGGATAGTCACTGTCAAAAAGTTTGTGGTCACATCAGTCACCAGAACCTTCTCCACGTTGTTCATGCAAGGCTTCCAAGTCACCTCGTCCGTTTGGCCAAGGATCCGCGACACAGGGATTTTGGCGATGAGTGAAGGCTTCCCCCTCTGTGGAAGCTCATCGTTGGGTTGATGCACATTCTTTTTGGATAGGTGCTTTAGGTGTGGAGGGGATAAGTAATTTGAGGGGCATTCTTTAGTCCTGCAGGCCTGGGAGTCAGAGCCTATTCTGTGTGAGTGCAACAAGCCCCTGTCTGGGCCGGAGTGCTGCTGTGTGCTCCCACTAGCCACGGGCCTCATCTGCTTGTGGGGATAACCACCCAGCTCTAACTGGTGCCTGTGGGCTAGTTTAATCCCCCTCATCTCAGACTCCCTCTCTTCACCACCAGACAGGCCCAGCTTGGCCAGTTTGAGTGGACCGTATGTTGCCtgctcctctgccctcctcttgTGGAGCTCTGTGGCGGCAGAAGTAGCATTGAAGGGATTGTCCTTAAATCGCAGCTTGGGTTTGGGCCCTCTCTTCTTGGGGACAATCACAAAGCCATCGGGGCCTAGGGGCCTCTGGAGGACTGGTTGGCGGTGCTCTCGGACTGGTTCTGGGGGCCTGACCCGCACACTCTCGCCCCTGTTGACG harbors:
- the LOC106564992 gene encoding uncharacterized protein C17orf67 homolog, with translation MKKFVAFSLCLVLLTIYTADANPIIKESYAKQLLRTKRQKPGHPDEPMREHLLHMQVLDQRAQETNLEHWLNPHCYPRCDRNYGHPV
- the LOC106564894 gene encoding chromobox protein homolog 8, whose protein sequence is MELSAVGERVFAAESIIKRRIRRGRMEYLVKWKGWSPKFSTWEPEENILDSRLFVAFEERERERELFGPKKRGPKPKTFLLKAQAKAKSYEFRSDAVRGIRVTYPTPEPVITPRAREGLRAVVPTIFPPSTVNRGESVRVRPPEPVREHRQPVLQRPLGPDGFVIVPKKRGPKPKLRFKDNPFNATSAATELHKRRAEEQATYGPLKLAKLGLSGGEERESEMRGIKLAHRHQLELGGYPHKQMRPVASGSTQQHSGPDRGLLHSHRIGSDSQACRTKECPSNYLSPPHLKHLSKKNVHQPNDELPQRGKPSLIAKIPVSRILGQTDEVTWKPCMNNVEKVLVTDVTTNFLTVTIRESSTDQGFFKDKR